One Carya illinoinensis cultivar Pawnee chromosome 5, C.illinoinensisPawnee_v1, whole genome shotgun sequence genomic window, CTAGTCTACAGAACTTAAATTTTGGAGATCAGAAATAGATCAGTGTGTACGTACGTTTACAAGATGTCATTCATGAGATCAAGCTTCTTTTCGCATGAAAGCTGATCGAAGGAGAAGAATATTGGAGAAATGGATGAGAATTAGGTGACCAGGTTATTGAAAGGAAAACGCTAAATCAAGCCATGATTTTTTCCATTCAATTTTActgtttatacattttttttttatttaatgataaaagaagtgattattattaaagttatatatgttttttaatgattaaggatgttaaaaaaatatttaaaaaaattaaaacaaaaaataataataataattttgtacTAACAGTACACCCTTACGGCTGGGTTGCCCACTACTAACAGGATTTGAAAATATGAGTGCGGTAGCTACAAAAGGATTACACAAAAGCAATCACATAAACTAACATGGTTTCATGTGAttcgttatatttattttacaataaaaataattttacaatctgacaaaGCACAACAATCTACATTAGTTTAATTATGagattcattttatataatcactttaTGGCTATAGTATTTCGCATGTATATCCCTTCAAGTACTCGTGTTATTGTTTATGAACAGATCAAAATGGTCCAATgctatatgtatgtatgcattgACCATGGTGATGCAACTCGAAGTCCTAAAATGTTAACCGTGTGCCATGAAACCTGTCTTTAGAAATGTGATCTATTTTCTCTACCATTTGAGGttgaaataatttattcaatCTCCAACCCCACCTTGATGAAAAAAGGTCTCACTGGTTGTTACTGTATACTCCACTTTTATTTACTTCTAAGTTCCTCAATTCAAAGAAACCTCTATATATTCAACGATTCATAGCTCCTACATTGCTTTGGTTTGTTGCATTTATATCTGTTGGGACTTAATTGGGATGTATATCCCCCCACCTTAGTaaacttctttcctttttcgaaAAAGCACCTGGTTAGAAAAGAAAGCTtgaaagaaacaaattaaaataaaacctcATCGGTAATTCATTATatctttctctattctttttgctggttttcttttcttgtgaTTTGAAGGAACACTTGATATTACTACaaattgattttaattcttAAACAAATGTTAACAAAGTGTTACAACAAACTCATTTTATAATCAACCGTCAACACAAGCTAGCGTTGACAACAATAcaacaaatttaattattttgattacAAAATGtcaactaattaaaaaaaaatcaacaacgaGTTCAGTACATACTAGGAATTGACTATGACGATGATGTAACTTAAAGACTTACAATTTCAATCCAGTACcatgaaatttttcttcaataatATGGTCTAATTTTTCTGCCATTttaggtgttaagaaattcacCCAATCTCCAGTATTACCTTGGTGAAAATATGCAGCACTGTCTATGCATTGTCTaaaaagtgtcattttatgaTCTGGAAGATGCCGCTTTCCGCTTTTATTCACATCCAAGTTGCTTAAGTTATCAAAACTACACAACCTTGAAATGTCATTCATTGTACCTTTTGCCTCTTCTTCTAAAGAAAATGGACAATCTAAGAACTCAACTATTCTCTTCAAATAGGTGGTGGTTTGCTCTTTCATCTCTTCATACTTCAAGAAAAGCATCTTTCGGCCTGGATTTTGTATGCTTTCCTTCCAACAACTCAAAACATGATCCCAATAAGAGCCAAATGGATTCATTCCCCTACAAAACTTGTCAAAAGCTTCTTCAAGCGAGTTAGTCGTTGGATACAACCTATTCTGGAAGTGCCAAAGTGatacaaaagtatttttagggttTCTATATACATACACAATCTTACATGTCGAATCCTTCACAGATGTTGGTAACAAAGCATAAggtaaatgagttgaaatgagtctTGGAAAGGCAGGATCGAGATCTAGAACCTTTTTTTTAGTGTAGATATCTCCTTCCAACAAGGGCACAAGATCATGAGGGATGTTTGTGAGTAGAGGATGTTCTTGAAGATCTGGGTAGTGCATCCGGTTCTTTAAGGCAAACAAGATCGCCTTTGTCCAAGTAGTACCAACTTTAGGATGGGTCACTAATAGGATATCAGTGTCACAAGGGGTGTGCATCTGGACCAGATTTTTTTCCGGTCGGTCTAAAAATCCAGAATCTGGGCGGTTATCTGCCCGGTTGTAGAAAACCCGGATCCGGTTTTATAACCCGGTTATCCGTAACTGGgttatacactttttttttttctctctttcgaAAACGACGCCATTCCTGCTAGGTTTTTGCATTTTCCTCTGTCGAGTCCTGTCGCCGTCTCCGAGTCACTCTGTCTCTCTCGAATCCTCTTCGTTCTTCAGACTCAAGTTCTCAACTCGTTACTCTGTCCATCTCTCATTGCTCTTCTGTCGTGAATCCTCTTCTCTCAACACTCGTCTCTCGTCTCTTGCTCTTAAATCTCAAGTTTGTTGaatccaaaaccctagccgtgcggtatgttaatctctctctctctctctctctctctctctctctctctctctctctctctctctctctctctctcagtttagTTGGATTccttttttctgtatttttgtttgattttcgcTTGGATATTTGTTTGATATTCACTTGGGTTtgtttgggtttgtgtttgTTGTTCTAGGTTTGGGTTTGatattccttttttccttttttctacaTTTTGTGGTTTATATTATGCTTTTTTCTGCTGCTGAAGGTCATCTACTCATTTAGTTTATATTATGAATGGTATCATATTGTATAAAGGTTTGAGAGCAACCGACATGGGAAATTATGGTTTATACTATGGATTCTATTATTTCAGAACATGAGAAAATGACAGCCTTTCATTAAACAGCAAGTACTTGACATCGATTTTGTATTTCCTGGGAAAGTGTCGGTACTTGACATCCTTCTCAAACATTGCAGCAATACATTGCTCATCTAgaaatttgtttaaaatatctatttcaGTACCTAATTtttgcagtagcaccttcaccCCCATCCAATATCTTTCAGCATCTACACAAAGAATATCCATTGCCACTGGTTTCTAGGGCACAGCTTGTGTTCTTGTTTTTCTCTTAAGCTAGTTGGGCACTCATGTTTTTCTCTTAAGTTAGATTGTTTTTCACAGATTTGGGGTTTTTTGGCTAGAATGTAACTACAATTTGTT contains:
- the LOC122309532 gene encoding cytosolic sulfotransferase 5-like, which translates into the protein MHTPCDTDILLVTHPKVGTTWTKAILFALKNRMHYPDLQEHPLLTNIPHDLVPLLEGDIYTKKKVLDLDPAFPRLISTHLPYALLPTSVKDSTCKIVYVYRNPKNTFVSLWHFQNRLYPTTNSLEEAFDKFCRGMNPFGSYWDHVLSCWKESIQNPGRKMLFLKYEEMKEQTTTYLKRIVEFLDCPFSLEEEAKGTMNDISRLCSFDNLSNLDVNKSGKRHLPDHKMTLFRQCIDSAAYFHQGNTGDWVNFLTPKMAEKLDHIIEEKFHGTGLKL